ACCGGGAGAGTAACAGAGATCGGAAGGGTCGTAAACAATGTCCCAGCCGTGGTAAACGTGCGAATACCCGAGGTGGGAGAGAGCTTGGGCGAGCGACTCGGTGCCGGTGCGGGGAAAGCCGACGCAGATGATGCGCATGGGGCGGAATGGGTCCCGGACTCGTGgcggaggggggtttggaaGGCGGTAGACGTGTTCGAGGAGGGTCCAAATGGGATTGCTGAGGGGGAGAGAGGGCAAGGTGGTGAAGAGAGTGTGGATGGCCGTAATGAGGGAAGACGGGGTCATGGAGGACGGCGAACTTCTCGGTGAGTTTGAAGCCACACCGGTCTTGTCGTTCAGATCATGGTGAGTGTCATGGTTGCTGGAGGCCTCAGGGCTGTTGACTTTGTCCCGCGGCTCGGGCCGGACCTTCAGCTGACGACCATCGGGGAGGGCAATTGCCATGGTTTTTGGTGCTACTGACAAAATGCAGGCAAAGGTAAGGAGCTAATGATCGTATCAAATCTCAGTCAATTGAGGCAATCCGGGAGCCGCTTGCGCTTTATCTTCTTTGTTCTTTCCATACTCCCAGCCATGTCCAGATGGTTCCCAATCGGAGTATCTCCATTGACTTCATTGCCTGAATGGCACAACCAACCGCCAGGGTTACGCAACTAACAAGCTCATCGGGACCTATAAATGAGCTCATATCGCGGCTATTTGTTGTATTCATCACAATGAATCCTGGTTCGCCTTAAAAGCCTCTATTATAGGAGGCAGTCGCAAACTCCCACGGACCAACTTACCAACGACGTGGCTCGGATCTCGGCAGACAATTCCCCATGGGGTAGGCCCGATATCGCCTGCATAGACGGGAAACTCCGGCTCTTGCAATCGGTACTTGTGTGGTTGGGATGTCGTGGTCAAAGACTGAACAACCAAGGAACACAGCATTGAGGCTCAAACGGTTGTACAACCCTGTCTACCATTAACCACGCTGTGTACGTTAAGACTGATATATCTGTCACATTGGCTCGGTATCTTGCTTACAAGTCACACATGGCATAAATGCGAGGAGCACGGCAGATCTCTGACCTCCCATTTCTGCGCACAACCTATCATCTGAACACAACACAAAAAAAGCCGTCTTCGAGTTTCCGTTCACTCACTCTGCTTCAAACTCTCCACATACTCCCCAACCAGCCCGTCCACCccctcatcaaccaccaaccccaactcgCCCACCGCCCTACTTGTATCAAAATTCGTCGGCCAGCTCCTCAACACCTTTTCCAGTCCCTCATCCCTCTTTTCCTTGACCAGCCCCAGTTTCTCCTTCCCTCCGTACTTCTCCAGCGCATCCAACAACTCCTGCACACTGACACTAATGCCCGGGAAATTGACACTCCTCCTATGCTCCGGCAACTTATCACTATCCATCTCCAACACCCTGACCAAATTCTCCGCAATCGTCGACGGGCTCGACAAGTACGACCTAAAGCTCCGATCCTCAATCGGCACCACGCACTCTTTTCCCGCCAACGGCTCCCTAATAATGCCCGACAAGAAACTTGACGCAGCCGCCGTTGGTTTACCCGGTCGCACCGAGATAGTAGGGAAGCGCACGACAAAGCCCACGATATATCCCTTGCGATGCAAATCGTTGATGTAcgtctccatcatcaacttGTGCGCGCCGTATGTGCTTTGCGGGGTGGGCGTGACGTCGTCTGTTACGACGGCGGGTAAGGGTTGGCCGTAGACTGCTTGCGAACTGCTGTATATCACTCGTGTGCCGGGGGCTTGGGTGCGGATTTCGTCGAGCAATAAGCGCACGGAGTCGACGTTGACTTTGAGAGATAACTCGAAATTCGCCTCAGAGCCGGCGGACATGATGCcgtggaagatgaagacTGCGGATAACTGTGCGCCGTCTTGGAGGGTGGAGGAAATGAGGGAGGAGACGAAAGAGGGGGAGGTGATGTCGCCTTGGATGGGGATGACGTTTTGAAGCCGGTCGGCGgggatggaggaagaggcggaggGGACGATGGGAGGCGCGAGGTCGGTTAGGTAGATGATGTGTTGGGAGTAGTTAGGGtcgcggaggaggcgggtgGCGAGGAGGGGGCCGACGAgaccgccggcgccggtgatgaggatggatTTGCGGGCGGAcatggttgtggtggtggtggtggtggtgattcgCCTGAAGAGGGATGAGAGGAGTTGCGAAGTCGTTGAGGTGGATGGAGTCCCGAGGAAACGGTTGATGAGGGACGGGAGTAAAGGTGAGTTTTGTACTCACGATATAATCGCAGGGGAAGCGTGTTCCGGCTTCAACGATATCATTTCTCTCGTGGAGAAGATGGGGGGATATCAAGGTAACATGGCTGACTTCTGCACCCCGCGTCTGGGTAGCGTGGGCAGCGTGGTCAAAATGCGGGGGAAACATGCCTCGGGTGCATGAGGGGGGCATCACCATCGGGGACATCGTGGAAACCAATCCGGATTCGAGGACTCCTGGGGAATGAACTCTGCGTCTTTCAATCGGTCGATCGTCATCGTCTTTCCCCCACGATGCTACAGATGCTCGGCTCGACGTCTTCCTTGGTGGGGGTCACGGTTCTGAACAGCGGTTCCTGGCGGCTTTCCCCGCGTTTCGGGACGCATTGGCACGAGGAGCCGAATGTTCGGGATACTGTATCCGGCTTGAATTCTCTTTGGTCAAAGTCGgagttttttttcttcgtcaATCGCTGACCATTTGTTGACTTCTAGATGTCAGCCATCATCAGTCGGCGCGGGCCTTCTTGTTTCCCCAGTACCTTATATACCATCTAAGTCTAACGGCCTGTCTTGAGTTGCCACTGACGCCGTAAATAGCATCATCCGCAAACATGACAGACACTGTGCAACCATGCCGCCCTCAGCCTTTCACCTTGCTTTACCCATCTTCCCAACCATGGCACTTCGGTGCCGCTTGAGCGCATCATCAGCGCGGCCTTCCGTCCAGTCTTCAACCCAATTGAGTTCCTTCGACTGGGAACGCCTCAATGCTGAGACCTCTCAGCCCTAGCAGGTGTAACCTTCAGTCCTGGTTTGTCCTACGCGGGTGCTTGTTATTGGCAGTTGAGTTACGGTGGCCAGCCGCCAAAGCTGAAGTTCCGTCGCTCCTCGGGAGGTGGCCTATCGCTGTAATGTAATATCGGAAGCGGCACGGAACGAAGCCTTGAGTGTTTCTACCCGGTTCCTCGCACCTGTCTCCTTTCATCGCATCTGCCTCTCGTCTATCTTGGATTGAAGCACCAAGAGGCCGGCTTGTCGCGGTGGAGTTCATCTTTTGTGTTTTCGCATCCAGCTCCAGTCCAGTCGCTCTTTAAACATCGAAAAGCAGCCAGGACTTCAATTGAACGATCAAATTCAACATGTCCTCATTGCGACCGCCGCCTGCGCCAACCCCGACGACACTCCTCAACAAAAAAAGGGCATCACCGACCCTCGCAGAACCAGAGTCCCTCATCACTCCACCAGCGTCGATAACAAAGTCCATCGCATCTCGCTACTCGCAGATTCACAACCAGGAAAACACAAGTATACGGACGGCCGGTACCCGTTTGCAGATCCAGGTCGACTTCAACCGCGGACTGTGGAATTTCTGCCTGGCAAACAAGCAAATCGTGGGCAACTGTTGGATGCCGGGGGCTTGCTTCGATCAAGACAAGTGTAAGGATGGGTGCGGGTTTTTGGATAGGAAGGATTTGAGCACTGCGCTGTGgtaggttttttttttcttttctttttttttttctggaaCTTTGGACTCGAGGATGTACGAGAAAGATAAGAAAACAAATGGAAGAGTGACCGTGGAGAACAGGAATGTTAACTGACCGTTTGACAGTTCAAGTCAAGACTCCTCCGGGAACACCATCCGAGCCACCATCTGCGTAAACGCCTACCTCACGCTCGACAACGGGCTCGGTCCCTTCCAGAGGATCGATTGTGGCTGGACCACCGGCATAAGTCATTACACGGCTTCGCAAGCCGATGCCATTCGCAATCCTGCCGTGACCACCACtacgtcctcctcctcgtcaggttcctcgtcatcaacgCCCCCCACACCATCTCAGTCGAGCGGCAACGGTGGAGGCAATAACAACTCGGCCAACATCGGCGCCATAGTAGGCGGTGTCATTGGTGGTCTAGCCATTATCTGCGCCTTTGGCTTCGCCGCCTACCTCGTCTGGGCCTACCGAGTCCGAGGCCGACGACGGAAAAAAACTGCTCACAATGCCTCCGAACCCCTGAACGGGGGCAGTCACGGCGACGGTAGCGATCtattttcttcatcttcttctgcttcggaggacgacgacacaCCCAGCATGACCAcaaacctacctctaagggccaacctacctctaagcCATAGTCCAGACACCGGTGGCCAACCGTACCAGCGGCCTCCTGAAGTGGCGCAACATGCGAGAGACGCGGGAGATGGCAGTGGTGGTTGGGGGCCAAGGGAGATGGAAAGCGGATTCGAAAGAGGCGGTTACGCACACGAACAGCAGGGACTACATAGCGACGGGTCGCATGAGGTGTTGTCGGTCgagaaggtggtggagatgcCGGTGAAGATTGAGCCGGTGGAGATGAGTAGTGGGTGGGAGGATCAGCCTCCTGGGATCCGGAGACCtgggagggaaggaggagggggttaTGGGCATGAGATGAGTTAATAggaacggaggaggagacgagTGGTCGTAATAGAGCTCCGGTCGACCACTTACGGGAAAGACTCAACGCACGAGGATCTTCATGCTCCATCAAATGGCTCTTTCCAGTGCCAGTCGCTACTCTACCTCCAACTAGGTCGCTTAGGGCGTATTTTCTGTGATGGTACCTTACCATGATCCTCTAGCGCCAACGACTCGGTGACTAACCCTATAAGGTTCGGGCCAGGCCATTGCGGTTACACTCGAGTCCGCTGGGTTGGGGGCCGAGATCGAATGACTACCCCAGTATAAGAGAGTCGGGATCACTCAACCAAAAGTAATACGAGGAAAAGGACTTGACATGGGCACGGAACTGACCCCGCCATGGCATGTATAAGTCGAGGTCAGCCCACCTCCTCGCCCTGTCCATACctctatctacctctacgctgGTATGAACTGATTCCATCCTCTTGATTTCCAACTGCCTGTCAACCTACAACTGAGCTTTCACAGAAGCAGCCCATCATGGACCCAAAAAAGGATGAAGCAAAGGCCGAACCCGAGCCCGAGCAGCCCTTGGTCCCCACACTCACCAAAATTACAGATCCCAACAACGTCTTCTACACCGATGAAAACGGCGTCAAATACCATGT
The Neurospora crassa OR74A linkage group II, whole genome shotgun sequence DNA segment above includes these coding regions:
- a CDS encoding nucleoside-diphosphate-sugar epimerase; amino-acid sequence: MSARKSILITGAGGLVGPLLATRLLRDPNYSQHIIYLTDLAPPIVPSASSSIPADRLQNVIPIQGDITSPSFVSSLISSTLQDGAQLSAVFIFHGIMSAGSEANFELSLKVNVDSVRLLLDEIRTQAPGTRVIYSSSQAVYGQPLPAVVTDDVTPTPQSTYGAHKLMMETYINDLHRKGYIVGFVVRFPTISVRPGKPTAAASSFLSGIIREPLAGKECVVPIEDRSFRSYLSSPSTIAENLVRVLEMDSDKLPEHRRSVNFPGISVSVQELLDALEKYGGKEKLGLVKEKRDEGLEKVLRSWPTNFDTSRAVGELGLVVDEGVDGLVGEYVESLKQSE